The following nucleotide sequence is from Pseudobutyrivibrio ruminis HUN009.
AGTGTATCTAGAGTTGTGGTAGTGATAGGCTTAGCGTGCTTCATGCGATGAATCGTATTTGCAGATAAACCATATTTGTAAATAAGTTCATATTCAGTTTTTCCTGTGCGAATTAATGTCTCATAAAAGGGAGCGTATGAAATCATATATGTTACCTCATACATAAGATAACATTATCAATTCATTGACTATACTCAATATATTGACTATAATTTTATGTACACAATCCATTAGAAATGGAAAGAAAAGGAGAGGTAAATATGGAAGAGAAAAAGATTTGCAAGTATTGTAAAACGGAGATACCTAAGGGTGCAAAGATATGTCCTAATTGCAGAAAGAAACAAAAAGGACCATTAGGAATTATTATTGCTGTAGTTATTGTATTGATTATTATAGGTGGAGTAGCAGGCGGCGGAAGCGATTCGAAAACTGATACAGATACATCTACAAATACAGCATCGGTTGAAACAGAGAAAACAGAAAGCAAAGAAACAGCTGTTGAGGAAACAATTGAGTATACTGCCTGCACCAAACAGGAATTGTCTGATGCGCTACAGGCTAATGCTATGAAAGCTGCAGATACATATAAGGGACAATATTTGGAAATATCTGGTTATCTTGATGTGATTGATAGTAATGGAAAATATATTTCTATTAATGCAGGAGAAGATGATTGGTCTTTTGTTAATGTTCAATGTTATATCAAGAATGATGATCAAAAAGCAATTATTATGGATTTGAACAAAGGAGATTCAATTGTAATTAAAGGAAAATGTACTGATGTCGGAGAGGTCATAGGATACTCAATAGATATTGATGAAGTAGTTGTAGAATAAATATAAAAAAGGGCTATTGCATGACCTGCAATAGCCTTTTTATTATTTTACACTTCTTTTTATAGCTTCACACATTACATGGTTTGCAAGGGTTCCTACAACATCAAGCGAAGCTTCTACATTTCCTAAAGACATGGCGTAGATGCTGTCGCCGTCCATTGATGTGTGGATAGGGCGGATGCAACGAGCATAGCCATCGTGGGTCATGCCGGCTACTTTGCAGAGCTGTGTTTTGTTGAGCTTTGCATTCGTAAATACGATACCGATAGTAGTATTAGTTGGCGCGCCGGCAGGGGCCTTATCGGCAGAATCAGAAGGCTTTCCGGCCATAGCCATGGCGTACATTAATTCTTCGCAGGAAACATCATTAAGTGATTTACCGTCTTCAGCTAAAACTCCAGCGATTCTTTTACCGTCAACGTAATCGTAAACATCTCCAACAGCATTAGTGCAAACAATTGCTCCTACTTTTAGCTCACCAAGTTCTACAGCGTAGCTGCCAATACCTGATTTGGTGCATCGGTCTGGGCCAAGCATTTTTCCAACTGTTGCACCACAGCCTGCGCCAAAGCAACCATCTTTAAAGTTGCCATGTTCTCCTTCAAAAGCTTTAGTACAAGCTGCATATCCCATTTCTTTATCCGGATATACGTTAGAAGCTTTGTAGCCTAAATCAAAGATATCTGACTGGCAAACAAGTGGTACAACAACATCCCCCACAGGGAAGCCAATTCCTTTTTCAGCTAAACATTTCATAACGCCACCGGCTGCATCCAAGCCAAATGCGGAGCCCCCGCCTAAAACAACAGAGTGAATAACCTCTGCAGCGGCAAGCGGGTCCATCAATCCAGACTCACGGCTGGCTGGGCCACCGCCGCGAATATCAAGTCCGCATGGTGCTCCCTCTGGTGCAACGACAACAGTAACTCCTGTACCGGCATCCTGGTTTTCAGCCTGTCCTATCTTAAAATTCCCAATCTGGAAAATATCAATTTCTTTCATAAAAACCTCCTAAAAAATAATTAAGTATGGGCAGTAAACAAAGCCCTAGAAAACATTTTACAACAAAAAATATAAATGTGTAAAAAAAACTGTTGACAGCACTATTAACCTAGTGTACTATTCAGATAGTACAGTAGTACATGACACAGGAGGAGTGTGAATATGCAGTTTGATTCAAAGATGCCCATTTACTTACAAGTAATTAACTCTATCAAAATGGATATTGTTAACGAACGTATTAAATGCGGAGAAAAGCTTCCATCAAGCCGAGAGCTAGCTGTTAAATATACAATCAATCCAAACACGGCCGCTAGGGTTTATCAGGAGCTGGAAAGGGAGGGTGTATGTTACACCAAAAGAGGCATGGGCACGTTTGTGACAGATGATGTGAATATCATCAAAGCATGTCGACAGGAAATGGCGAAGGATGCTTTAAATCTATTTTTGAAAAGCATCATGGAGCTTGGAATTACTAATGAAGAAGCAATAGAAATGATTAGAAGTAGAAAGGACGAAATGTGATGTTAAAAAGTGTTGATGTTACTAAAAAATTTGTTGGCAAAACCGCGGTAGATGGCATAACAATGAGCCTCGAACCAGGACACATTTATGCAATGCTAGGTCCTAATGGAAGCGGTAAGACTACTTGGATGAAGATGGCAGCAGGCCTTATAAAACCTACATCTGGCGAGGTACTTTACAAAGACTCTCCAATCGGTATTGAAAGTCGTAAGGAAATCGCCTATATGTCTACTGAGCCATATTTCTATGATTGGATGACAGTTGGGGATGTTGGAAAATATTATAAGGATTTCTTTGCAGATTTCTCTATGGATAACTACACAGATATGGTTATTAGCATGGATTTGGATATGAAGCAAAAGGTGAAATCACTTTCATCAGGTATGATGGCTAAGCTAAAGGTTGCAGTTACTATGGCTAGAGATGCAAAAATCTACATGCTAGATGAGCCATTAAACGGAATTGATTTGCTTGCAAGAGATGAGGTTATGAACATGATTCTTGATGCAGCATCAGAGGATAAGATTCTTCTTATTTCAAGTCACCTGGTAGAAGAGCTTGAGTCTGTTGTTGATAAAGCTATTTTCATTAAGCAAGCACAGCTTGTAGGTGTATTTGATGTAGAAGGTTTACGTATGACAGAAGGTGTATCGTTGGCTGATAAATACCGCCAGGTATTTTCTAATTTAGTTTTGGAGGGAATAGCATAATGGGAAACTTAATTAAATACGAATTCAGAAAATCATGGTCAATGAAGGGAATAATCCTTGTTATAACAGCTATATTTGAGGTGATGTTTTTAATTGGTGTTTTCATGCAGAAGGAAGGCTTTTTAGCAATAGGTGTAACACTTCTTTCTATGATAGCTGTGTGTTCTGTGTTTATTATTGGTATATTTGGTATTTACACACTTAGTCGTGATTTGAATACAAAGCGAAGCTACATGCTTTTTATGACTCCAAACAATAGCTTCAAGATTTTAGGCGCAAAGCTTATTGAAAATGCAAGCTCAATCATAGTAGTAAGCGTATGTTTTGTAGCGCTTGCAATTGCTGATGTTTCTATTTTGGCTGCTACTTATGGAGAGTTTAAAGAGTTATTTGAGTTTATAAATGCCTTTTTAGGCGAAAGCTATTACGTTGATTCATACAGATTTGCAATGATTAGTGCTGCATCAGTTGTAAATTGGATTTCCACAGTATGCTTAGGTTTCTTCGCTGTAATCATCTGCGCGACACTATTAAACGGCAAGAAATACAATGGATTTCTTAGCTTCTGCATCTTTATTGCAATATCAATCGGCCTCAGCAAATTACTTGGAGTATTTATTGATGAGGGATTGGATTTTAATACAACACGTGTAATCATCCAGATTGTTTATTATGCAGTTGTTTCAGTAATTCTTTATGTTGCATCAGCATGGTTAATGGATAATAAGCTTTCAGTGTAAATCTAAAAAGATTCTTAAATAAAAGTTAAAAGTATTTACATTACAGTGGATTATATTACACTAAACAAGATATGAAAAAGTTATACGAACATACCTTACCCAGGATATGTTCAAAAGGAGGATGAAATTGGGCGTTATAAAGAAAATAGGTGGCTTCTGTAAAAAGCATTTGAAGCTAATCATTGTTCTGGTTATCATTGTTGGCGTTATATTGTTTATAAGACACAAAGCACAAGTTGCGGCCCAGGCTATGATTGATGCTCAAAACGAGCCAGTCACATCTACTGTGGAAAAGATGGATTTGAAAAAGTCTGTTGGTGTTACTGGAACACTTACAGCAAATGAGACACTTACTGTTACATCAACACTTGGTGGCACAGGGGTTACAGGCGTAAAGGTTTCTACTGTAAATTATGAAGTAGGTGATTACGTTGAAAAGGGCCAGACAGTAGTTGAGTTTGACGGTGATGATTATGAGCGTAAGCTTACAGAGCTCAATCTTCAGAACGATATTACAAACACTGAAGCTAGCATGAGCATCGAGGATATGCAAAAATCCATCGAAGACACTCAGAAGAAGATTGACGAAAAGCAGAAGTGGCTTGATGATAACAAGGCAATCTATGAAAACCTTAAGGATGCCTTTGATCAGTACGAGAAATATAAGGATTCTGACCCATCTGTAGTAGAGCGTTGGAACAGAGAATCAGCAGCGGCAGCCGGCAGAAGCGAGCCAGTTTCAGTTCAGGGATATGAGGCAGTTGAGGATGAAGTTGATGCTCTTAAGGAGCAAATCCGCACAACTCAGAACAAGATTGAACTTGCTCAGATGCAGCAGAACTATGCTCAGAATTACACACAGGTAGATGCTAAAAATGATCTTTACGAGAGCATGGACAAGACAAAAGTTGCGGCACCTATTTCAGGCTATATCCTTACAATGAACGTTGAAGAGGGGAATAACTATACACAGGGTAATACCGTATTTACGATAGCTGATACAAGCGGATTCATTGTAGAGGCAACAGTTAATGAATATGATGTAGCAAATATCCAGAAGGATTTACCAGCTACAGTTAAGTTTGAAGCCACAGGAGATGAGGAATTCACTGGTACAGTTTCATTTGTATCGATTGCATCTGAGGCAACAACAAGTGCATCAGCTGCTTCATCAGCATATGGCGCAGCTACAGCATCGTCAACTGCAGGAAGCGCTGCATCATACAAATTAAAGATTAAGATGGATGGAACAGACGATAGATTCCGTGTTGGTATGACAGCAAAAGCAAGCATCGTTCTTGATTCTGTTTCAGATGTACTTGCAGTACCTTATGACTGCGTTCAGCAGAAGGATGACGGAAGCTTCTTTGTAACATCTATCGCCGATGATGGAACAAAGAAGGATATCCCAGTTAACAAGGGACTTGAAAGCGATTATTATGTAGAGATTTCTGGTGACGGAATCAAAGAAGGCATGACTGTAGAGGCAATCGTTAGCGATGCACCTAGTACAGATATTATGGACTATATGACTATTGAATAGGAGGTCGTTATGGCAGCAGGAGATTTAATGCTAGACCTTCGTGATATTCATAAGAGCTTTTTCATCGGCACACCAAATGAATTTGAGGTCCTTCATGGAATCAATCTTACTGTTAATCAGGGAGAGTTTGTTTCCATTGTAGGACAGTCAGGTTCTGGTAAATCCACGCTGATGAACATCATCGGTGCCTTAGATAGACCAACTCTTGGTGAGTACACCCTTGATGGGGTTGATATTGAAAAAGCAAAAGATCATGAATTGTCTGCACTTAGAAACAAAAAGATAGGTTTCGTATTTCAGACCTACAATCTTATTGCGAGAACCAACGCACTTAAAAACGTTGAACTTCCAATGATGTACGCAGGAATGGGACGTGGTGAGCGTACAGACAGAGCAAAGATGCTACTTGAAGAAGTTGGCATGACAGACAGAATGCATCACAACCCAGACGAGCTTTCTGGTGGACAGAAACAGCGTGTAGCCATTGCACGAGCTATGGCCAACGACCCAGCAATCATCCTAGCAGATGAGCCTACTGGTGCGCTGGATTCAGCTACTGGACGAATGATAATGGATATATTCCACAAGCTCCATGAGGAGCAGGGAAAGACAATTCTTCTTATTACCCACTCGCCTGAGCTTTCTCAGGAGACAGACAGAATTATCACTATAAAGGATGGCACAATCCTTGGTGAGTCAAAGGGCAATTGGAAGGGGCTTTCTTCTGATGAACGCGCTGGCGTAAAGAAGGAGGTGGAGTAATGTTATTTACAGAAAACATACTGGTTGCCTTAGCAGGACTTAAGGCTAACATAATGCGCTCCCTTCTGACTATGCTTGGTATCATCATTGGTATTGCATCCGTTATTGCAATTATGACAGTTGGTAATTCTATCACATTGATTGTAAACAGCACTATGCAGGATCTTGGCGCAAACAACCTTGAAATGGGTGTTATGCAAAAATCCACAGACCAAACTAATGAAGATGGAACAAGTTACGGTGATGGATATGTCAGAGAAATGACTGACAGCGATTTGATTACTGATGAGATGATTCAGGCGTATAAGGACGAATTCCCTGATGACGTTCAGTATATCCTGAAAATGGAAAATGTTGGTGACAAGGGTAAGGTTGTTGATGGCAATAAAAATGCCAATGTCCAAATTGTTGGATATAACAAAGATACCTTTGAATTTAAGGATTACAAAATGGTTGCAGGACGTCAGTTCCTCAACCAGGACTTTGAAAATGCAAAGAAGGTTTGTCTTGTAACAGACAAATTTGTTGAGCGAATGTATGATGGCGATAGCAAAGCAGCTCTTGGTCAAGAAGTAGAAGTCAATGTTTCGGGAACATATTATAACTATTACATTGTTGGTGTATACGAATATGTAGAGGATAAGTTTTCTTTTGGCGTATCGGACAATCCAACAACAGAGCTTGTAATTCCTTACGAGACAGCTAGAACAGCTAATCATAATCAAAATAAGGGCGATTACTACTTCACAATCGTTACTTCAGTAAATACAAACAACGATGATTTTGCTATAAAAACACGTGATTTCTTTAATGTAAATTACTATTCTAGAAATGACACTTATGAAGTAATGGTTGTAAGTATGACATCTATGATGGATTCAATGAATTCCATGATAGGTATGATTCAGCTGGCACTTTCGGTAATCGCCGGCATATCACTTGTAGTTGGTGGTATCGGTGTTATGAATATCATGCTGGTATCAATCACAGAGCGAACCAAGGAAATCGGTACACGAAAAGCCCTTGGTGCTACAAACAGTTCTATCCGAATGCAGTTTATAACTGAGTCAGTTGTTATCTGCGTAATCGGTGGAATCATCGGAATTATACTTGGTGTAGTTCTTGGTACAGTTGCTGTTAAGCTGATGGGATATGAGGCAGCAGTATCTGCACAGAGTATCATAGTAGCCGTGGCCTTCTCAATGGCTATCGGTATCTTCTTCGGATACTATCCAGCCAACAAGGCGGCGAAGTTAAATCCAATCGATGCGCTCAGATACGAGTAGCAATAGCATGCTTGTTTCTAACGAAGTGTAGAAACAAGTATGCCACGACGCACACCCCTTTGCCGCAGGCAATTAAAATGTGTGCGTCTATCCTTGTCAATTAAGTAAAATAAAAGCCACTATGTAGCGTAACATAGTGGCTTTTGTAATATTAATTAATCATCAAGTTCATCAGAAGATAACTCAAGTACTGTACGCTTACGAGCCATTTCGTCTGACTCAAGGTATTCGTCGTATGTAGTCATCTTGTCAATCATGCTTCCATTAGGAAGAATTTCGATGATACGGTTTGCTGTTGTCTGTACGATTTCGTGGTCACGAGAAGAGAAGATGATAACTCCTGAGAACTTCTGGAGACCAGTGTTAAGTGCTGTGATTGATTCCATATCAAGGTGGTCAGTAGGCTCATCGAGCATGAGTACGTTTGAGTTTTCAATCATCATACGTGAAAGAAGTACACGTACCTTTTCACCACCGGATAATACCTTCATTTTCTTAGCTCCGTCATCGCCTGCGAAAAGCATACGACCAAGGAATCCACGAACATAAGTAGCATCCTTGATTTCAGAGAACTGTGTAAGCCAATCTACAATGAGAAGGTCTGTGTTGAAAATCTCTGTGTTGTCCTTAGGGAAGTATGACTGAGATGTTGTAACACCCCACTTGTAGCTTCCTTCGTCTGGCTCCATCTCACCAGCAAGAATCTGGAAGAGAACTGTCTTAGCCTTTTCATTTGAACCAACAAGAGCAATTTTGTCCTCACGACCAACGTTGAATGTAAGGTGGTCAAGGATAAGCTCGCCATCGATTGTCTTTGTAAGGTTTTCTACTGAAAGAACCTCGTTTCCGATTTCACGAGCTGGTCTGAAATCGATGTAAGGATACTTACGGCTAGATGGACGGATGTCATCAAGCTGAATCTTCTCTAATGCACGCTTACGTGATGTAGCCTGCTTAGATTTAGAAGCGTTAGCAGAGAATCTTTGGATGAATTCCTGTAATTCTTTAATCTGCTCTTCCTTTTTCTTATTAGCTTCCTTACGCTGCTGAATAATAAGCTGTGAAGACTGATACCAGAAATCATAGTTACCAGCGTAAAGCTGAATCTTGCCGTAGTCGATATCTGCAGTATGTGTACATACCTTATTTAAGAAGTAACGGTCATGGGATACAACGATGACTGTGTTTTCGAAGTTGATAAGGAACTCCTCAAGCCATGCGATAGCATCCAAATCAAGGTGGTTAGTAGGCTCATCGAGAAGAAGTACATCAGGTGAACCGAAAAGTGCTCTTGCAAGAAGAATCTTGACCTTTAATGCACCAGGAAGCTCTGACATCTGTGTGTAGTGGAACTCTGTATCAACACCAAGGCCGTTAAGAAGAGTAGCAGCATCTGCTTCTGCATTCCAACCATCCATCTCAGCAAACTCAGACTCAAGCTCAGCTGCGCGGATACCGTCCTCATCAGAAAAGTCTTCCTTCATATAGATAGCGTCCTTTTCTTTCATAATGTCATAAAGACGCTGATTACCCATAATTACTGTATCAAGAGCTGTGAACTCATCATACTTGAAGTGATCCTGCTCTAAGAATGAAAGTCTGTTACCAGGGCTCATTGTGATTTCGCCGCTAGTAGGCTCTAACTGACCAGATAAAATTCTAAGGAAAGTAGACTTACCAGCACCGTTAGCACCGATGATACCGTAGCAGTTACCCTCTGTAAATTTGATATTAACCTCTTCGAAAAGGGCTTTCTTGCCGAAACGAAGAGTAACGTTATTAGCTTGTATCATATAAATAATCCTTTCATAAATCAAACTATGTAAAACCTGACATATGATAACAAAAATTTTTAATATTGTCTAGAAAATTGCCTATTTTTAGCCCCCTTATTATTGCTTTTTAGCCTGTTAAATTATATAATATTTAATAATTTTTTCATGGAAGGTGGTGATATCATGGCAGTTCAAAACAAGGACGAATTAGAAAAGCTAGAAAACAATATTGCCTTTGAAAGCCAGGGTGTCATCGCTACTGCGGACTTTGTTGATCCGGACGAGCTCTACAAGGAGCTCATTGATAGAGTGCGCAAATATCATCCTAATACAGACATTTCTATGATTGAAAAGGGCTACAACCTTGCGCATAAGGCCCATGAGGGACAGGTGCGTAAATCTGGTGAGCCATATATCATTCATCCACTTTGCGTTGCAATTATCCTTGCTGATTTGGAACTTGATAAAGAAACAATCGTGGCTGGTCTTCTTCACGACGTCGTTGAGGATACCATCTATACGAAGGAAGAGATAGCAGCAGAGTTCTCTGACGAAGTTGCAGAGCTTGTGGATGGTGTCACAAAGTTAGGTCAGTTAAATTATGATGCGGATAAGGTAGAAATCCAGGCAGAAAACCTTCGTAAGATGTTTCTTGCTATGGCAAAGGATATCCGTGTTATCCTTATCAAGCTTGCAGATAGACTTCACAACATGCGTACCTTGAAGTACATGCGTCCTGAAAAGCAAAAGGAAAAAGCACGTGAGACCATGGAAATCTACGCTCCACTTGCTCAGCGTCTTGGTATTAGCAAGGTTAAAATCGAGCTTGATGACCTTTCGCTTAAGTATCTAGAGCCAGATGCTTACTATGACTTAGTTGAAAAAATCGCACTCAGAAAGAGTCAGCGTACAGAATATATCAATTCTCTTGTAGAGGATGTTTCTAAGCACATAAAGGCTGCGGAAATCGAGGCCGAGGTTTATGGCCGTGCAAAGCATTTCTTCAGCATCTACAAAAAGATGGTTAATCAGCACAAGACCATCGATCAAATATACGATTTATTTGCAGTTCGAATCATTGTAGATTCTATCAAGGACTGTTATGCGGCACTTGGCGTTATCCACGAAATGTACACTCCTATTCCAGGTCGTTTCAAGGACTATATTGCTATGCCAAAGCCAAACATGTATCAGTCTTTGCATACTACAGTTATCGGACCTAATGGTGCGCCTTTTGAAATCCAGATTCGTACATACGAAATGCATCGTACCAGCGAATACGGTATCGCTGCCCACTGGAAATACAAGGAGAGCGGTGAAGGCTCCACTGTTATGGGCGAGGAAGAAAAGCTTTCTTGGCTGCGAGAAATCCTTGAGTGGCAGCAGGAAATCTCTGATAACAAAGAGTTTTCTTCCTTATTAAAATCAGACCTTAATTTGTTTTCTGATACAGTATTTTGTTTCACCCCATCAGGTGATGTTAAGAACTTGCCAAATGGTTCTACACCTATCGATTTTGCTTATGCGATTCATTCTGCAGTAGGTAACAGAATGATTGGCGCAAAGGTTAATGGCAAGCTAGTGCCTATCGATTACGTCATCCAAAACGGAGACCGTATCGAGATTGTCACATCTCAGAATACAAACGGCCCAAGTCGTGACTGGCTGAGCATTGTCAAAAGCTCTCAGGCCAAAAATAAAATCAATCAGTGGTTCCGCAGTCAGTCCAAGGACGAAAATATCGCCAAAGGTAAGGAACTTCTTATTGGTTCGGCAAAGCAAAAGGGTGTTGATTTAGGTGATATCAACAAGCCTAAATATCAGGAAATCATCATAAATAAATACGGATTCCACAGCTGGGAGGATTGCCTTGCAGCTGTAGGTCAGGGTGCCATAAAAGAAGGTGCTGTCATCAACAGAATGTTCTCGGCATGGCAGAAAGACCACCCAGTTAAGGTTACTGACGAAGAAATATTGGCAGAGCATTCTGGCTCAGGCAAGGAAGCTAAACCAAAGTCTAAAAATGGTATTACAGTTAGCGGACTTTACGATGTTTCAGTTCGTTTTTCAAAGTGTTGTAATCCAGTTCCAGGTGATGAAATCGTAGGTTTTGTTACCAGAGGAAGAGGTGTATCAATTCACCGTACC
It contains:
- a CDS encoding efflux RND transporter periplasmic adaptor subunit, producing MGVIKKIGGFCKKHLKLIIVLVIIVGVILFIRHKAQVAAQAMIDAQNEPVTSTVEKMDLKKSVGVTGTLTANETLTVTSTLGGTGVTGVKVSTVNYEVGDYVEKGQTVVEFDGDDYERKLTELNLQNDITNTEASMSIEDMQKSIEDTQKKIDEKQKWLDDNKAIYENLKDAFDQYEKYKDSDPSVVERWNRESAAAAGRSEPVSVQGYEAVEDEVDALKEQIRTTQNKIELAQMQQNYAQNYTQVDAKNDLYESMDKTKVAAPISGYILTMNVEEGNNYTQGNTVFTIADTSGFIVEATVNEYDVANIQKDLPATVKFEATGDEEFTGTVSFVSIASEATTSASAASSAYGAATASSTAGSAASYKLKIKMDGTDDRFRVGMTAKASIVLDSVSDVLAVPYDCVQQKDDGSFFVTSIADDGTKKDIPVNKGLESDYYVEISGDGIKEGMTVEAIVSDAPSTDIMDYMTIE
- a CDS encoding ABC-F family ATP-binding cassette domain-containing protein → MIQANNVTLRFGKKALFEEVNIKFTEGNCYGIIGANGAGKSTFLRILSGQLEPTSGEITMSPGNRLSFLEQDHFKYDEFTALDTVIMGNQRLYDIMKEKDAIYMKEDFSDEDGIRAAELESEFAEMDGWNAEADAATLLNGLGVDTEFHYTQMSELPGALKVKILLARALFGSPDVLLLDEPTNHLDLDAIAWLEEFLINFENTVIVVSHDRYFLNKVCTHTADIDYGKIQLYAGNYDFWYQSSQLIIQQRKEANKKKEEQIKELQEFIQRFSANASKSKQATSRKRALEKIQLDDIRPSSRKYPYIDFRPAREIGNEVLSVENLTKTIDGELILDHLTFNVGREDKIALVGSNEKAKTVLFQILAGEMEPDEGSYKWGVTTSQSYFPKDNTEIFNTDLLIVDWLTQFSEIKDATYVRGFLGRMLFAGDDGAKKMKVLSGGEKVRVLLSRMMIENSNVLMLDEPTDHLDMESITALNTGLQKFSGVIIFSSRDHEIVQTTANRIIEILPNGSMIDKMTTYDEYLESDEMARKRTVLELSSDELDD
- a CDS encoding P1 family peptidase; translated protein: MKEIDIFQIGNFKIGQAENQDAGTGVTVVVAPEGAPCGLDIRGGGPASRESGLMDPLAAAEVIHSVVLGGGSAFGLDAAGGVMKCLAEKGIGFPVGDVVVPLVCQSDIFDLGYKASNVYPDKEMGYAACTKAFEGEHGNFKDGCFGAGCGATVGKMLGPDRCTKSGIGSYAVELGELKVGAIVCTNAVGDVYDYVDGKRIAGVLAEDGKSLNDVSCEELMYAMAMAGKPSDSADKAPAGAPTNTTIGIVFTNAKLNKTQLCKVAGMTHDGYARCIRPIHTSMDGDSIYAMSLGNVEASLDVVGTLANHVMCEAIKRSVK
- a CDS encoding ABC transporter permease yields the protein MGNLIKYEFRKSWSMKGIILVITAIFEVMFLIGVFMQKEGFLAIGVTLLSMIAVCSVFIIGIFGIYTLSRDLNTKRSYMLFMTPNNSFKILGAKLIENASSIIVVSVCFVALAIADVSILAATYGEFKELFEFINAFLGESYYVDSYRFAMISAASVVNWISTVCLGFFAVIICATLLNGKKYNGFLSFCIFIAISIGLSKLLGVFIDEGLDFNTTRVIIQIVYYAVVSVILYVASAWLMDNKLSV
- a CDS encoding ABC transporter ATP-binding protein; this encodes MAAGDLMLDLRDIHKSFFIGTPNEFEVLHGINLTVNQGEFVSIVGQSGSGKSTLMNIIGALDRPTLGEYTLDGVDIEKAKDHELSALRNKKIGFVFQTYNLIARTNALKNVELPMMYAGMGRGERTDRAKMLLEEVGMTDRMHHNPDELSGGQKQRVAIARAMANDPAIILADEPTGALDSATGRMIMDIFHKLHEEQGKTILLITHSPELSQETDRIITIKDGTILGESKGNWKGLSSDERAGVKKEVE
- a CDS encoding helix-turn-helix domain-containing protein codes for the protein MISYAPFYETLIRTGKTEYELIYKYGLSANTIHRMKHAKPITTTTLDTLCFILDCEISDIIEYIKEE
- a CDS encoding GntR family transcriptional regulator, whose product is MQFDSKMPIYLQVINSIKMDIVNERIKCGEKLPSSRELAVKYTINPNTAARVYQELEREGVCYTKRGMGTFVTDDVNIIKACRQEMAKDALNLFLKSIMELGITNEEAIEMIRSRKDEM
- a CDS encoding ABC transporter ATP-binding protein, with the protein product MLKSVDVTKKFVGKTAVDGITMSLEPGHIYAMLGPNGSGKTTWMKMAAGLIKPTSGEVLYKDSPIGIESRKEIAYMSTEPYFYDWMTVGDVGKYYKDFFADFSMDNYTDMVISMDLDMKQKVKSLSSGMMAKLKVAVTMARDAKIYMLDEPLNGIDLLARDEVMNMILDAASEDKILLISSHLVEELESVVDKAIFIKQAQLVGVFDVEGLRMTEGVSLADKYRQVFSNLVLEGIA
- a CDS encoding ABC transporter permease; its protein translation is MLFTENILVALAGLKANIMRSLLTMLGIIIGIASVIAIMTVGNSITLIVNSTMQDLGANNLEMGVMQKSTDQTNEDGTSYGDGYVREMTDSDLITDEMIQAYKDEFPDDVQYILKMENVGDKGKVVDGNKNANVQIVGYNKDTFEFKDYKMVAGRQFLNQDFENAKKVCLVTDKFVERMYDGDSKAALGQEVEVNVSGTYYNYYIVGVYEYVEDKFSFGVSDNPTTELVIPYETARTANHNQNKGDYYFTIVTSVNTNNDDFAIKTRDFFNVNYYSRNDTYEVMVVSMTSMMDSMNSMIGMIQLALSVIAGISLVVGGIGVMNIMLVSITERTKEIGTRKALGATNSSIRMQFITESVVICVIGGIIGIILGVVLGTVAVKLMGYEAAVSAQSIIVAVAFSMAIGIFFGYYPANKAAKLNPIDALRYE
- a CDS encoding RelA/SpoT family protein, whose protein sequence is MAVQNKDELEKLENNIAFESQGVIATADFVDPDELYKELIDRVRKYHPNTDISMIEKGYNLAHKAHEGQVRKSGEPYIIHPLCVAIILADLELDKETIVAGLLHDVVEDTIYTKEEIAAEFSDEVAELVDGVTKLGQLNYDADKVEIQAENLRKMFLAMAKDIRVILIKLADRLHNMRTLKYMRPEKQKEKARETMEIYAPLAQRLGISKVKIELDDLSLKYLEPDAYYDLVEKIALRKSQRTEYINSLVEDVSKHIKAAEIEAEVYGRAKHFFSIYKKMVNQHKTIDQIYDLFAVRIIVDSIKDCYAALGVIHEMYTPIPGRFKDYIAMPKPNMYQSLHTTVIGPNGAPFEIQIRTYEMHRTSEYGIAAHWKYKESGEGSTVMGEEEKLSWLREILEWQQEISDNKEFSSLLKSDLNLFSDTVFCFTPSGDVKNLPNGSTPIDFAYAIHSAVGNRMIGAKVNGKLVPIDYVIQNGDRIEIVTSQNTNGPSRDWLSIVKSSQAKNKINQWFRSQSKDENIAKGKELLIGSAKQKGVDLGDINKPKYQEIIINKYGFHSWEDCLAAVGQGAIKEGAVINRMFSAWQKDHPVKVTDEEILAEHSGSGKEAKPKSKNGITVSGLYDVSVRFSKCCNPVPGDEIVGFVTRGRGVSIHRTDCINMINLPEFEKERLIEAEWARDAEEDGKKGGVYLTEINIYGNNRTGLLVDITRIFTEREIDIDSIHSKTSKQGVATITIKFGTQSREQLRSLVEKIKQVESIIDVERPRG
- a CDS encoding OB-fold protein is translated as MEEKKICKYCKTEIPKGAKICPNCRKKQKGPLGIIIAVVIVLIIIGGVAGGGSDSKTDTDTSTNTASVETEKTESKETAVEETIEYTACTKQELSDALQANAMKAADTYKGQYLEISGYLDVIDSNGKYISINAGEDDWSFVNVQCYIKNDDQKAIIMDLNKGDSIVIKGKCTDVGEVIGYSIDIDEVVVE